The proteins below are encoded in one region of Peptoniphilus sp. GNH:
- a CDS encoding phage replisome organizer N-terminal domain-containing protein, whose protein sequence is MATNKRYYWIKLKEEFFTDKRIKRLRRISGGDTYTIIYLKLLLLSLKDEGKLYYDGVESDFIKELALTIDETDDDVMVTVNYLINQGLLEVVTENDEYYLTEIPNLIGSETAWAEKKRRYRQNKQRTLSLMSPTHVRQEIEKDIEIDKDKEREGEIEKDKKSTPIFYGQYKNVRLSKEEYQNLKDKLQGHTETMIEKLSRYIKSTGKYYKDHYVTILNWYEEDKDKLIQKGLNKKMNYDVGESL, encoded by the coding sequence ATGGCAACAAACAAAAGATATTATTGGATAAAATTAAAAGAAGAATTTTTCACAGACAAAAGGATAAAAAGGTTAAGGAGAATATCGGGAGGAGATACTTACACTATAATCTACCTCAAACTTCTACTACTGAGCCTAAAAGATGAGGGCAAACTCTATTATGACGGAGTAGAAAGTGATTTTATAAAAGAGTTAGCACTAACCATAGATGAAACAGACGATGATGTAATGGTTACAGTTAATTACTTAATCAATCAAGGCTTATTAGAAGTTGTAACAGAAAATGATGAATACTACCTAACTGAAATACCAAACTTAATCGGATCAGAAACAGCCTGGGCAGAGAAAAAAAGAAGATACAGACAAAATAAACAGAGGACATTGTCCTTAATGAGTCCAACCCATGTCCGACAAGAGATAGAGAAAGATATAGAGATAGATAAAGATAAAGAGAGAGAGGGAGAGATAGAAAAAGATAAAAAGTCCACCCCCATCTTTTATGGACAATACAAAAATGTAAGGTTAAGCAAAGAAGAATATCAAAACCTAAAAGACAAGCTGCAAGGACATACCGAAACAATGATTGAAAAGCTATCAAGATACATTAAAAGCACTGGGAAATACTATAAAGACCATTATGTAACAATCCTTAATTGGTATGAGGAAGATAAAGATAAACTAATACAGAAAGGTTTAAATAAAAAAATGAACTATGACGTAGGCGAATCTTTATAG
- a CDS encoding recombinase family protein translates to MSRTKKYVAGLYCRLSKDDGNSVESMSIWSQKVMLKQYAESNNIAIYDYYVDDGYSGTNFERPSFKKMITDIENGKINCVITKDLSRLGRNYLQSGAYIEMYFPQKNIRYIAITDGIDTLNSNQNDIMPFKNILNEMYAKDTSKKVKSAIQSRMREGTYIGSKAPFGYLKDPNNKRRLIIDEKTKPIIELIYKLCLEGKGTQLISQELMKRKIPRPSAFVENAEKLYGLTEENKYQWSHRMVLNVLRDPVYCGNMARNKRPTLSFKNSKRMYIPKSDYIYARNTHEGIVSEEVWEQVQTMVDKRKCNNKKGLYYDNIFQGLVRCPKCGYALTPKTDYRLKKKELIDFVHFSCSTYKKYGVNACSSHRIEARDLYNIVLEDIQYHGSMALSAKEDFVEKIIEKIEVEKIDEGKELSNKLELKKNQLAELDRSYEQLYEDRLEGNITERNFNLMNVSISKKQDKLIEEIKVLEGDIEESFETEDNYKKFMDNISKYAKIKSLNRYILNQVIDKIYVYDKEEIDGQISQKVEIHYKFIGKLN, encoded by the coding sequence TTGAGCAGGACTAAAAAATATGTAGCAGGACTTTATTGTAGACTATCAAAAGACGATGGAAACTCAGTTGAGAGTATGAGTATATGGTCACAAAAAGTAATGTTAAAACAATATGCAGAAAGTAACAATATCGCTATTTATGATTATTATGTAGATGATGGTTATTCTGGGACAAACTTTGAAAGACCATCATTTAAGAAGATGATTACTGATATTGAAAACGGAAAAATAAATTGTGTTATAACAAAAGACTTATCAAGGTTAGGAAGAAACTATCTTCAAAGTGGAGCATATATCGAAATGTACTTTCCACAAAAGAATATAAGATATATTGCAATAACTGATGGTATAGACACATTAAATAGCAATCAAAATGATATTATGCCATTTAAAAACATTCTCAATGAAATGTACGCAAAGGATACTTCCAAAAAAGTTAAAAGTGCAATTCAAAGCAGAATGAGAGAGGGAACATATATAGGCTCTAAAGCTCCATTTGGTTATCTAAAAGACCCTAATAATAAACGCAGATTAATAATAGATGAGAAAACTAAACCTATAATAGAACTCATTTATAAATTGTGTTTAGAGGGTAAGGGTACTCAACTTATTAGCCAGGAGTTGATGAAGAGAAAAATTCCAAGACCAAGTGCTTTTGTTGAAAATGCTGAAAAGCTTTATGGACTAACAGAAGAAAATAAATATCAATGGTCACATAGAATGGTGTTAAATGTTTTACGAGATCCAGTTTATTGTGGAAATATGGCGAGAAATAAAAGACCTACCTTATCATTTAAGAACTCAAAAAGAATGTATATTCCTAAAAGTGACTATATTTATGCTAGAAATACCCACGAGGGAATAGTCAGCGAGGAAGTATGGGAACAAGTTCAAACAATGGTCGATAAGAGGAAGTGTAACAATAAAAAGGGACTTTATTATGACAACATTTTTCAAGGACTTGTAAGATGTCCTAAATGTGGTTATGCATTGACACCAAAAACTGATTATAGGCTTAAAAAGAAAGAACTCATAGACTTTGTTCACTTTTCTTGCTCCACATATAAAAAATATGGGGTAAATGCTTGTTCATCACACAGAATTGAAGCTAGGGATCTATATAATATTGTTCTTGAAGATATACAATATCATGGAAGTATGGCACTATCTGCTAAAGAGGACTTTGTCGAAAAGATAATAGAAAAGATTGAAGTAGAAAAAATTGACGAGGGGAAAGAACTATCTAACAAGCTGGAGCTTAAAAAGAACCAATTAGCAGAATTAGACAGAAGCTATGAACAGTTATATGAAGATAGGTTAGAGGGAAATATAACCGAAAGAAACTTTAATCTAATGAATGTGAGCATATCTAAAAAACAAGACAAGTTAATTGAGGAAATTAAGGTCTTAGAGGGCGATATAGAAGAATCTTTTGAAACTGAAGATAACTACAAAAAATTCATGGATAATATTAGCAAGTACGCTAAGATAAAGTCGCTAAACAGATATATTCTAAATCAAGTTATAGATAAAATATATGTCTATGACAAGGAAGAAATAGACGGTCAAATAAGCCAAAAGGTTGAAATTCACTACAAGTTTATAGGTAAATTAAATTGA
- a CDS encoding response regulator transcription factor codes for MAKIIKLLIIEDNEDIIDLIKLYKPESMEIFDAKDGRQGLKFFDEEKFDLIILDLMLPILDGYQVLKKIRETSDIPIIILSSKNLDFEIILGLDKGADDYVVKPFNPMELFARVNALLRRVDSKNNNKTIKSGNLELNMETCEVFRSGKIIDLTGQEYKLLEFLMQNKNKVFTTDILLERIWNDNEYYDNNIVSVYISRLRDKIGDRDCEKKHIITIRGLGYKFND; via the coding sequence ATGGCAAAAATTATTAAATTGCTAATTATAGAAGACAATGAAGATATTATTGATTTAATTAAATTATATAAGCCTGAATCTATGGAAATCTTTGACGCAAAAGATGGTAGACAAGGTTTAAAATTTTTTGATGAAGAAAAATTTGATTTGATAATTTTAGATTTGATGCTGCCAATATTAGATGGTTACCAAGTATTAAAGAAAATTAGAGAAACAAGTGATATACCAATTATAATATTATCTTCTAAAAATCTTGACTTTGAAATAATACTCGGATTAGATAAGGGTGCAGATGACTATGTTGTTAAGCCATTTAATCCTATGGAATTGTTTGCACGAGTTAATGCATTATTGAGAAGAGTTGATTCAAAAAATAATAATAAGACTATAAAATCAGGGAATTTAGAATTGAATATGGAAACTTGTGAAGTATTTCGTTCAGGGAAAATTATAGATCTTACAGGTCAAGAATATAAATTATTAGAATTTTTAATGCAAAACAAGAATAAGGTATTTACTACTGACATTTTATTAGAAAGAATTTGGAATGATAATGAATATTATGATAATAATATAGTTTCTGTTTATATTAGTAGACTGAGAGATAAAATTGGAGATCGAGATTGTGAAAAGAAACACATTATAACAATAAGGGGACTGGGGTATAAATTTAATGATTAA
- a CDS encoding MobA/MobL family protein, protein MADSFHFSVNIISRGKGKSAVASAAYISGEKIKNEWDGVTHDYTRKEKVLVKNIILPDHIPKEFNDRSTLWNKVEMAEKNSNAQLARQFIIGLPKELTLSENKNLVERFIKENLTSQGMIVDYAIHDESQDKNGNIHCHIMTIMRPINEKGEFLAKSKKEYILDEKGEKVLNKNGKPKTIKVELTTWNDKGNVEKWRENFSNLCNEYLAKNKIEKRVDHRSFKRQNSDYLPTIHLGSAASAMERKGIETDKGNYNREIRKYNDLVKTIKEEIKTLKGWIGNLLDNLTNAYEKFKDIERDKVIDNPKLFNLTNYLLTYSEIQKEKSKYLKGYAKTNKEKYDFKKLTSAYSYLRKNNIETIGQLQTKIENLKSNSYKLNKKAKTIHKEMEDVEKKILYYEIYKAKKEVYEEYQKKNIFTKDTFYSKHKKDIDQYKVVSEKLKKLLSDKEKLSPKKWNEEKNLLMANLEEINKEKDKIKDEYQEINHIKYSVDFVNKELGIDLSIEIDKLIKQGEKPSVIAQIKKFQDQVIKDNEYRESMKNKKIDQER, encoded by the coding sequence ATGGCAGACAGTTTTCATTTTTCAGTAAACATAATATCAAGAGGAAAAGGCAAAAGTGCAGTAGCAAGTGCAGCATATATAAGTGGAGAAAAAATAAAAAATGAATGGGACGGAGTAACCCATGACTATACAAGAAAAGAAAAAGTATTAGTAAAAAATATAATATTGCCTGATCATATACCAAAAGAATTTAATGATAGGTCTACCTTATGGAATAAAGTAGAAATGGCAGAAAAAAATTCTAATGCACAACTAGCAAGACAATTCATAATAGGACTACCAAAAGAATTAACTTTAAGTGAGAATAAAAACCTAGTCGAAAGATTTATAAAAGAAAATCTAACATCACAAGGAATGATAGTAGATTATGCAATTCATGATGAGAGTCAAGATAAAAATGGAAATATCCATTGTCATATAATGACCATAATGCGACCCATAAACGAAAAAGGAGAGTTCTTAGCAAAGTCAAAAAAAGAATATATCCTAGATGAAAAAGGAGAAAAAGTATTAAACAAAAATGGAAAACCAAAGACAATAAAAGTAGAACTAACAACCTGGAACGATAAAGGCAATGTAGAAAAATGGAGAGAAAATTTTTCAAACCTTTGCAATGAATATCTGGCAAAAAACAAAATAGAAAAAAGAGTAGACCATAGGAGTTTTAAAAGACAAAATTCAGATTATCTACCGACAATCCATTTAGGATCAGCAGCAAGTGCAATGGAAAGAAAGGGAATAGAAACTGACAAGGGAAACTATAATAGAGAAATAAGAAAATATAATGACCTTGTAAAAACAATAAAAGAAGAGATAAAAACATTAAAGGGTTGGATAGGGAATTTATTAGATAACCTAACTAATGCTTATGAAAAATTTAAGGATATAGAAAGAGATAAGGTAATAGACAACCCTAAACTTTTCAATCTAACAAATTATCTATTAACTTATTCAGAAATTCAAAAAGAAAAAAGTAAATATCTAAAAGGATATGCAAAAACCAATAAAGAAAAGTATGACTTCAAAAAGCTAACAAGTGCATATAGTTATTTAAGAAAAAATAATATAGAAACCATAGGTCAGTTACAAACAAAAATAGAAAATTTAAAGTCTAATAGTTATAAGCTAAATAAAAAAGCAAAGACAATCCATAAAGAAATGGAAGATGTAGAAAAGAAAATTCTATACTATGAAATCTACAAAGCCAAAAAAGAAGTTTATGAAGAATATCAAAAGAAAAACATATTCACAAAAGACACATTCTATAGTAAACATAAGAAAGACATAGACCAATATAAGGTAGTAAGCGAGAAATTAAAAAAACTCCTATCAGATAAGGAAAAACTAAGTCCTAAAAAATGGAATGAAGAAAAAAATCTTTTAATGGCAAATCTTGAAGAAATAAATAAAGAAAAAGACAAGATAAAAGATGAATACCAGGAAATTAATCATATAAAATATTCAGTAGATTTTGTAAACAAAGAACTTGGCATAGACTTATCCATAGAAATAGATAAGCTTATAAAACAAGGTGAAAAACCAAGTGTAATAGCACAGATTAAAAAATTCCAAGACCAAGTTATTAAAGATAATGAATATAGAGAAAGTATGAAAAACAAGAAAATAGATCAAGAAAGATAA
- a CDS encoding cation transporter gives MKKKFILEGLDCANCAAKMEKAINELDGVKEATVNFMTTKLVIDGEDEKMPTIIAESEKIVKKIEPDTTMKKA, from the coding sequence ATGAAAAAGAAATTTATACTTGAAGGTTTAGATTGTGCAAATTGCGCGGCAAAAATGGAAAAGGCTATTAATGAGCTTGATGGAGTGAAAGAAGCTACTGTTAACTTTATGACCACAAAACTCGTTATTGATGGTGAGGATGAAAAAATGCCAACAATAATAGCAGAGTCCGAAAAAATAGTTAAAAAAATCGAACCCGATACAACTATGAAAAAGGCTTAA
- a CDS encoding ABC transporter ATP-binding protein, producing the protein MELLKLESITKDYGNGKGLFNFSMNLNKGEIVGLIGINGAGKTTLLDTVSGKILADSGEIFYEGEKIGIDSKCRKEFGISVNPGFYDYLNTYENLKAILYLNGISDKKIVNEKIKNVLKIVGLENVENKKIKEFSFGMKQRLGFAQAILNSESIMLLDEPFVGLDVNGRNMVKEYVKDMVEKKQMAVVFSDHNLDEVKDLCNRLVVIRNGKKIYDGNLDIKSSIIIKVRDSSGIDDSIVKKIDSTTVEVTERNLNDKIKNITKITEITRIEKVINPLEKMLEVNNNVENH; encoded by the coding sequence ATGGAACTATTGAAATTAGAATCCATTACAAAAGATTATGGAAATGGAAAAGGACTATTTAATTTTTCAATGAATTTGAATAAAGGCGAAATTGTAGGTCTAATAGGAATTAATGGTGCTGGGAAAACAACTTTATTAGACACAGTGTCAGGAAAAATTTTGGCAGATTCAGGAGAAATTTTTTATGAGGGTGAAAAAATAGGAATTGATTCTAAATGTAGAAAAGAATTTGGAATTTCTGTTAACCCTGGTTTTTATGATTATCTAAATACTTATGAAAATTTAAAGGCTATTTTATATTTAAACGGAATAAGTGATAAAAAGATTGTAAATGAAAAAATTAAAAATGTTTTAAAAATAGTTGGTCTTGAAAATGTTGAAAACAAAAAAATTAAAGAATTTTCTTTTGGAATGAAACAAAGATTAGGGTTCGCACAGGCAATACTGAATTCAGAATCAATTATGTTATTAGATGAACCATTTGTAGGTCTTGATGTCAATGGGAGAAATATGGTTAAAGAATATGTAAAAGATATGGTAGAAAAAAAGCAAATGGCAGTTGTGTTTTCGGATCATAATTTAGATGAAGTTAAAGACTTGTGTAATAGGTTGGTTGTAATAAGAAATGGGAAAAAAATTTATGATGGGAATCTAGATATAAAGAGTTCAATAATAATAAAGGTTAGAGATAGCAGTGGAATTGATGACTCTATTGTTAAAAAAATTGATTCAACTACAGTTGAGGTCACAGAAAGAAATCTTAATGACAAAATAAAGAATATTACAAAAATAACAGAAATAACAAGAATTGAAAAGGTTATAAATCCCTTAGAAAAGATGTTAGAGGTGAATAATAATGTTGAAAATCATTAA
- a CDS encoding DUF3847 domain-containing protein → MKKLDQIRQESKEIKDKIEDTEERLRQLKNQEKKILKQDIIKRRKERTHRLITRGAILESLIENAEELTDEEIKILLEEATKTKEFKETLRIMRGN, encoded by the coding sequence ATGAAAAAATTAGATCAAATAAGACAAGAGTCAAAAGAGATAAAAGATAAAATAGAGGATACAGAAGAAAGATTAAGGCAACTAAAAAATCAAGAAAAAAAGATATTAAAACAAGACATAATAAAAAGAAGAAAAGAAAGAACTCATAGGTTAATAACAAGAGGAGCAATCTTAGAAAGCCTTATAGAAAATGCAGAAGAACTAACAGACGAAGAAATAAAAATCCTACTAGAAGAAGCAACAAAGACAAAAGAATTCAAAGAAACACTAAGAATAATGAGAGGAAATTAA
- a CDS encoding DNA-binding protein, with translation MEYKDIRENLEEMMNDNYKDFIKALVSIEKGVNDEKALEEVYVLYMNNDTTGILNDDFDYMIDDMKEQGKIVENVSDFEEKDDLINLVGNIAGKVENLERENANREKFKVSNFSLVSKDDDGNKVYTNCSAYGDKTKDLENLKQGDFVKIFGQVKTSIDKNGKEHKNVRIFSSKLLKAKEQVKSQYKDKKSILGQIKSFKTDDKAKSNKKDHSKGTER, from the coding sequence ATGGAATACAAAGATATTAGAGAAAACTTAGAAGAAATGATGAATGATAACTACAAGGACTTTATAAAAGCACTTGTGAGCATAGAAAAAGGTGTTAATGATGAAAAAGCACTTGAAGAAGTCTATGTTTTATATATGAACAATGACACAACAGGTATATTAAATGATGACTTTGACTATATGATAGATGATATGAAAGAACAAGGTAAGATTGTTGAAAATGTAAGTGATTTTGAAGAAAAAGACGACCTCATAAATCTTGTCGGTAATATAGCTGGCAAAGTAGAAAATCTTGAAAGAGAAAATGCTAATAGAGAAAAGTTCAAAGTAAGTAATTTTTCTCTTGTTTCAAAAGATGATGATGGGAATAAAGTATATACCAATTGTTCAGCCTATGGAGATAAGACAAAAGATTTGGAAAACTTAAAACAAGGAGATTTTGTTAAAATCTTCGGACAAGTAAAAACAAGCATTGATAAAAATGGGAAAGAACACAAGAATGTTCGTATTTTCTCTTCTAAGCTCTTAAAAGCAAAAGAGCAAGTAAAGAGTCAATACAAGGATAAAAAGTCAATATTAGGGCAAATAAAAAGCTTTAAGACAGATGACAAAGCTAAGTCAAATAAGAAAGACCATAGCAAAGGCACAGAAAGATAA
- a CDS encoding helicase, with protein sequence MTSKTPVRVAEDVDEASLSYSEIKALATGNPLIKEKMDLDNEVTKLKMLEANYKSNKYKLEDKVNKIYPQSILKTEMEIQAVKEDIASVEKLGEGDTKFTSISLGENKILDKKEAGEKLLEEIKKVKINDSKVIGKYRNLDLQVSYNFMTNTHTFKLLGKAEYFGEFSNSTDGNITRLDNAIEKMPSRLERLNQNLENYKESLENAKVELTKPFEKADELRDKTLRLAEINKLLDMGEVEELENQSPLLEDLKRAIVDYSNYEFSESNSYEDFDKLYPDLSHIGLAYTETPDGKHSIQYEVNLEEKTWTQYVDNVAIRTESFVEEDISNSQALKDMTEAIKMSSFDDLVAVNEEDLKQALGLEIDDDGNFYDPLAKDLDNDGIPDRYDNDFKDSDYFESTYDVEDNLHAREEKPSILGQISKFKSEEEKDKNQEKNEKAQER encoded by the coding sequence ATGACCTCAAAAACTCCTGTAAGAGTTGCAGAAGATGTTGATGAAGCAAGTCTATCTTATTCAGAAATTAAGGCTCTAGCTACGGGTAATCCTCTGATTAAAGAAAAAATGGACTTAGATAACGAAGTTACAAAACTAAAAATGCTTGAAGCAAACTATAAATCTAATAAATACAAACTTGAAGATAAGGTAAATAAAATTTATCCTCAAAGTATTTTAAAAACTGAAATGGAAATACAAGCAGTTAAAGAAGATATTGCAAGTGTTGAAAAATTAGGAGAAGGAGACACAAAATTCACTTCAATCAGTCTTGGAGAAAATAAAATTTTAGATAAGAAAGAAGCTGGAGAGAAGCTATTAGAAGAAATAAAAAAGGTAAAGATAAATGATAGCAAGGTTATTGGTAAATATAGAAATTTAGACTTACAAGTTTCTTATAACTTCATGACTAATACTCACACCTTTAAACTACTAGGAAAAGCAGAATACTTTGGAGAGTTTTCAAACTCTACTGACGGTAATATAACAAGACTTGATAATGCCATTGAAAAAATGCCTTCAAGGCTTGAAAGATTAAATCAAAATCTTGAAAACTATAAAGAATCTTTAGAAAATGCTAAAGTAGAATTGACCAAACCATTTGAAAAAGCAGATGAGTTAAGGGATAAGACTCTAAGACTAGCTGAGATTAATAAACTTTTAGATATGGGAGAAGTAGAAGAATTAGAAAACCAATCACCATTATTAGAAGATTTAAAGAGAGCGATAGTAGATTATTCTAACTATGAGTTTTCAGAATCTAATAGTTATGAAGACTTTGACAAACTATACCCTGATTTAAGCCATATAGGACTTGCCTATACAGAAACACCTGACGGTAAGCACTCGATTCAATATGAGGTAAATTTGGAAGAAAAAACATGGACTCAGTATGTAGATAATGTAGCTATTAGAACAGAATCTTTTGTAGAGGAAGATATATCTAACTCACAAGCTCTTAAAGATATGACCGAAGCCATAAAGATGTCAAGTTTTGATGATCTGGTAGCAGTAAATGAAGAAGATTTGAAACAAGCTCTAGGACTAGAAATAGATGATGACGGAAACTTCTATGATCCACTAGCAAAAGATCTTGATAATGACGGAATACCAGATAGGTATGACAATGATTTTAAAGATAGTGATTACTTTGAATCAACTTATGATGTAGAGGATAATCTTCACGCAAGGGAAGAGAAACCATCAATATTGGGACAAATATCAAAATTCAAATCGGAAGAAGAAAAAGATAAAAACCAAGAAAAAAACGAAAAAGCACAAGAAAGATAG
- a CDS encoding PcfB family protein has protein sequence MINEEISKEAGQAAQTIITYTIKAAKESINLEKEIRKKMNDTLEKANGNLKSLMGDEMKIKDLYKKGQLENISIDQSDLKDLKKELKKLGVSFSVMKNKETQNYEIFFQAKDIKVMEYAFKQVIAKENKKEKESILKQIKKYKDLSMNKDKTKEKVKRKVKEKVKPNKKDMTREI, from the coding sequence ATGATAAACGAAGAAATAAGCAAAGAAGCAGGTCAAGCAGCACAAACCATAATAACATACACAATAAAGGCAGCAAAAGAATCAATCAACTTAGAAAAAGAAATAAGGAAAAAGATGAATGATACTTTAGAAAAAGCAAATGGAAACCTAAAAAGTCTTATGGGCGATGAAATGAAAATAAAAGACCTATACAAAAAAGGACAACTAGAAAATATAAGCATAGATCAAAGCGACCTCAAAGACTTAAAAAAAGAACTAAAAAAACTTGGAGTAAGCTTTTCAGTAATGAAAAACAAAGAAACACAAAACTATGAAATATTCTTCCAAGCCAAAGACATAAAAGTAATGGAATATGCCTTTAAGCAAGTCATAGCCAAGGAAAATAAAAAAGAAAAAGAAAGTATCCTAAAGCAAATAAAGAAATACAAAGACCTATCCATGAACAAGGATAAGACAAAAGAAAAAGTCAAAAGGAAAGTAAAAGAAAAAGTAAAACCAAACAAAAAAGATATGACCAGAGAAATCTAA
- a CDS encoding metalloregulator ArsR/SmtB family transcription factor: MTKKFNSIERCDCNVIHEDIVNQVRDKMPQEESLYDLAELFKVFGDSARIRILWALHEAEICVCDIAVLLNMTQSAISHQLRVLKQANLVKSRKEGKVVYYSLVDDHVREIFDQGLIHINEK; encoded by the coding sequence ATGACTAAAAAATTTAATTCAATTGAAAGATGTGACTGCAATGTAATTCATGAGGATATTGTAAATCAAGTTAGAGATAAAATGCCTCAAGAAGAAAGCCTTTATGATCTAGCAGAATTATTTAAAGTATTTGGAGATTCAGCACGAATCAGGATATTATGGGCTTTACATGAAGCTGAAATATGTGTTTGTGATATCGCTGTATTACTTAACATGACACAATCAGCAATTTCCCATCAGCTGAGAGTCTTAAAACAAGCTAATTTAGTGAAAAGTAGAAAAGAAGGAAAAGTAGTATATTATTCATTAGTTGATGATCATGTAAGAGAAATATTTGACCAAGGTCTAATTCATATCAACGAGAAGTAG
- a CDS encoding recombinase RecR — protein MELKKKKRSGKINYEIKRVYVGKKPIEEVFEDIIEHVVERNLEKDRENKQTQA, from the coding sequence ATGGAATTAAAAAAGAAAAAACGAAGTGGAAAAATCAACTATGAAATAAAGCGAGTATATGTAGGCAAAAAGCCGATTGAAGAAGTATTTGAAGATATTATCGAGCATGTAGTCGAAAGAAACTTAGAAAAAGATAGAGAAAATAAACAAACGCAAGCGTAA
- a CDS encoding HAMP domain-containing histidine kinase, protein MIKNKQITFKKFLFISIISIVLIVYVYNILTSSIMEVVGNKIFSNIAHQYSADYIFDEDLSENENKIKKLDGWILILNNDLSLSYISDDNAPKVYSFDDIVNLNKGKYKYKDRTYFASMKNIKKNGINKYGVVVIPTKYISNRVFVTPSMQDSGLIFLFFTLKVILFILGTFIIVLIFSKVLHRKLYNPLSELEMGFKKLKKEDYSFSLRKQEYNNISEFDFIQNEFNSTVKSLREFQKERLENEKRRIQLFIDIRHDLKTPITVIKGFSEALINGRIPIESSKKYLESIDKNASNIDTLLNELSEIIEYEDYSYSLNLEKIDFCEFTRNAIIDFLPIFEQNEMNVIINIPDEKFFVKIDQNIFSRVFKNLMKNIIDHNEKYITVYFSIENCSEKVKLIIGDSGNKINEKLAKNIFEPFVTNDTSRNTSNKNRGLGLSIAKKIVEKHNGKIFLNQNNTELYNKSFIIELNKLN, encoded by the coding sequence ATGATTAAAAACAAACAAATTACATTCAAAAAGTTTTTGTTCATAAGCATAATATCCATTGTTCTTATTGTATATGTATATAACATTTTAACTTCAAGTATTATGGAAGTGGTTGGGAATAAAATATTTTCAAATATTGCTCATCAGTATTCTGCAGATTATATTTTTGATGAGGACCTAAGTGAGAATGAGAATAAAATTAAAAAGCTTGATGGTTGGATACTCATATTAAATAATGATTTATCTTTGAGTTATATATCAGATGATAATGCTCCAAAAGTTTATTCTTTTGATGATATTGTTAATTTGAATAAAGGTAAATATAAATACAAAGACAGAACTTATTTTGCATCTATGAAAAATATAAAGAAAAATGGAATAAACAAATATGGAGTTGTTGTTATACCAACAAAATATATTAGTAATAGGGTTTTTGTTACTCCTAGTATGCAAGATTCGGGATTAATTTTTCTATTTTTTACACTAAAAGTTATTTTATTTATTTTAGGAACTTTTATAATTGTGCTCATATTCTCAAAAGTATTACATAGGAAATTATATAATCCTTTAAGTGAATTAGAAATGGGTTTTAAAAAGTTAAAGAAAGAAGACTATTCATTTAGTTTAAGAAAACAAGAATATAATAATATTTCTGAATTTGATTTTATTCAAAATGAATTTAATTCAACGGTGAAATCACTAAGAGAATTTCAAAAAGAGAGACTTGAAAATGAAAAAAGAAGGATTCAGTTATTTATTGATATAAGGCATGATCTCAAGACACCGATTACTGTTATTAAAGGTTTCTCAGAAGCATTAATTAATGGAAGAATTCCAATAGAAAGTTCTAAAAAATATTTGGAATCTATTGACAAAAATGCATCGAATATAGACACTTTGTTAAACGAATTATCAGAAATTATAGAGTATGAGGATTATTCTTATAGTTTAAATCTTGAGAAAATTGATTTCTGTGAATTTACAAGGAATGCAATAATAGACTTTTTACCAATATTTGAGCAAAATGAGATGAATGTAATAATTAACATTCCGGATGAAAAATTTTTTGTAAAGATTGATCAAAACATATTTTCTAGAGTATTTAAGAATTTGATGAAAAATATAATTGATCATAACGAAAAATATATTACAGTGTATTTTTCTATAGAAAATTGCTCCGAAAAAGTTAAGCTAATTATTGGAGATAGTGGAAATAAAATAAATGAAAAGTTGGCAAAAAATATTTTTGAACCATTTGTTACTAATGATACCTCAAGAAACACTTCTAATAAAAATAGAGGACTTGGTTTATCTATTGCGAAAAAAATTGTAGAGAAACATAATGGAAAAATATTTTTGAATCAAAACAATACAGAACTCTATAATAAAAGTTTTATAATAGAATTAAATAAATTAAATTAA